From Gloeomargarita sp. SKYB120, the proteins below share one genomic window:
- a CDS encoding iron ABC transporter permease: protein MVHPLRQWSSVWFWGGLLVAGLFLIPVLVVLASVFTPRPEVWQHLLSTVLPEYITNTLILAAGVSIGVVVMGVATAWLVGVCEFPGRRFWEWALVLPFAAPAYVLAFAYAELLEVFGPVQRWLRQVTGWQVGQYWFPNIRSLPGAIVMFICVLYPYVYLLARVSFRQQSRALVEASRLLGHSPWETFWRVALPLARPAVMAGLALALMETLADFGVVDYFGVPVLTTGIYRTWFNMGDRIAATQLSVCLLLFVFALMALELASRRQARYADKGSSELATRIVLKGQAAVAAWWTCALPVVIGFGVPGGVLVELAVRYRLETFDATFWESVRNTSLLASITAVLALAIALFLGYGQRLLGGGAVAWLSRLAAMGYAVPGSVIGVGILITLGWLDRTLGRMVVGGTVAALIFAYLVRYLALALGSVEAALARIAPELDEAARSLGHKPWSALVRVHLPLMAGTLVSAAILVFVDVVKELPATIIIRPFGFDTLAIRVYRYAQDSRLMEASGPALALVVVGMIPVLLLCRQIARESD from the coding sequence ATGGTGCATCCGTTGCGGCAATGGTCGTCGGTTTGGTTTTGGGGTGGTTTGCTCGTCGCCGGTTTGTTTCTGATCCCCGTCTTGGTGGTGCTGGCCAGCGTCTTTACGCCCCGCCCAGAGGTGTGGCAACACCTGCTGAGCACGGTTTTACCAGAGTACATCACTAATACGCTCATCCTGGCCGCTGGCGTAAGCATTGGCGTGGTAGTTATGGGGGTCGCAACGGCCTGGCTGGTAGGCGTTTGTGAATTTCCAGGGCGACGGTTTTGGGAATGGGCGCTGGTGTTGCCCTTTGCCGCGCCGGCCTATGTGCTGGCCTTTGCCTACGCGGAATTGCTGGAGGTGTTTGGGCCGGTGCAGCGCTGGTTGCGCCAGGTGACGGGCTGGCAAGTGGGACAGTACTGGTTCCCGAATATCCGGTCGTTGCCAGGGGCCATCGTGATGTTCATCTGCGTGCTGTACCCCTACGTCTATCTGCTGGCGCGGGTGAGTTTCCGGCAACAGTCGCGGGCCTTGGTAGAAGCGAGCCGGTTACTGGGGCATTCCCCCTGGGAAACCTTTTGGCGGGTGGCTTTGCCCCTGGCGCGTCCGGCGGTCATGGCGGGGTTGGCGCTGGCGCTGATGGAGACCCTGGCGGACTTTGGCGTGGTGGATTATTTTGGCGTGCCGGTTTTGACGACGGGTATTTACCGCACCTGGTTCAACATGGGGGACCGCATCGCTGCTACCCAGTTGTCGGTGTGTTTACTGCTGTTCGTCTTTGCTCTCATGGCGCTGGAGTTAGCGTCCCGTCGCCAGGCCCGTTATGCCGACAAAGGGAGCAGCGAACTGGCCACCCGGATTGTGCTCAAGGGCCAAGCAGCAGTAGCGGCCTGGTGGACCTGCGCTCTGCCGGTGGTGATTGGGTTTGGCGTTCCTGGCGGGGTTTTGGTGGAATTGGCGGTGCGCTACCGGCTGGAAACCTTCGACGCCACGTTTTGGGAATCGGTGCGGAATACGAGCCTGCTGGCATCCATCACGGCGGTGTTGGCCCTGGCTATTGCCCTGTTTCTCGGCTACGGGCAACGGTTGCTAGGGGGCGGTGCGGTGGCATGGCTATCCCGGCTAGCAGCAATGGGTTATGCGGTGCCCGGGTCGGTGATTGGCGTGGGCATTTTGATCACCCTGGGTTGGCTAGACCGCACGCTGGGACGGATGGTGGTGGGGGGCACCGTCGCCGCCTTGATTTTTGCCTATCTGGTGCGTTACTTGGCGTTGGCGCTGGGGTCAGTAGAAGCAGCGTTGGCCCGGATTGCGCCGGAATTGGACGAGGCTGCGCGGAGCCTGGGACATAAACCCTGGAGTGCGCTGGTGCGGGTGCATTTACCCTTGATGGCGGGAACCCTGGTGAGCGCCGCGATTTTGGTGTTCGTGGACGTGGTGAAGGAATTGCCGGCAACGATTATCATCCGTCCCTTCGGCTTCGACACGCTGGCGATTCGGGTGTATCGGTACGCCCAGGATTCGCGGTTGATGGAAGCGTCCGGCCCGGCACTGGCGCTAGTGGTAGTGGGGATGATTCCCGTGTTGCTGCTGTGCCGCCAGATCGCCCGCGAGTCCGATTAG
- a CDS encoding ABC transporter ATP-binding protein, with amino-acid sequence MPTIATPLLQVTGLSYWFPRQKQPTLTDIHLTLAPGEILGLLGASGCGKTTLLRLIAGFIAPTSGRIALAGQPVAGDGQWVPPEQRRVGMVFQDFALFPHLRVWKNVAFGLGHLSPAARQERVRQVLELVKLQDYGNRYPHQLSGGQQQRVALARALAPHPRLLLLDEPLSNLDAQVRQQLRHEIRRILKRTGTGGIFVTHDQEEAFAVCDRVAVLHQGRIEQVGTPAELYQNPASRVVAELVTQANWLPAVPQGNATWQTDIGLVTDLPAPEPVASPCELMIPQESVCLEPDDHGESVVQDGQFLGREYRYCLTTPSGRELHARVRQGPLLPAGTRVRLRVKPEGVRVFAQPAR; translated from the coding sequence ATGCCCACAATAGCGACACCACTTCTTCAGGTCACCGGCTTGAGCTATTGGTTTCCGCGCCAGAAGCAGCCCACTTTGACGGATATTCACTTGACCCTCGCGCCGGGGGAAATCCTTGGCTTGCTCGGGGCGTCGGGTTGTGGCAAAACCACCTTACTGCGATTAATTGCTGGTTTTATAGCACCCACCAGCGGTAGGATTGCGCTCGCAGGTCAGCCAGTCGCCGGTGACGGGCAATGGGTGCCTCCCGAACAGCGCCGGGTAGGGATGGTGTTTCAGGATTTTGCCCTGTTCCCGCACCTGCGGGTTTGGAAAAATGTCGCGTTTGGGCTAGGACATCTTTCACCAGCGGCGCGTCAAGAACGGGTCCGGCAGGTTTTAGAGCTGGTGAAATTGCAAGACTACGGCAACCGCTATCCCCATCAGCTCTCGGGCGGTCAGCAACAGCGGGTGGCGCTAGCGCGGGCCTTGGCTCCCCATCCCCGCTTGCTCCTGCTGGATGAACCCCTGTCCAACTTGGATGCCCAGGTTCGGCAACAACTGCGGCACGAAATCCGGCGGATTCTCAAGCGCACCGGCACCGGCGGGATTTTCGTCACCCACGACCAGGAAGAAGCCTTTGCTGTGTGCGACCGGGTGGCGGTGTTGCACCAGGGACGGATTGAACAGGTCGGGACGCCCGCCGAACTCTACCAAAATCCGGCGTCGCGGGTGGTGGCGGAATTGGTGACCCAGGCGAACTGGTTGCCGGCGGTGCCCCAAGGAAATGCCACCTGGCAAACGGACATTGGTTTGGTGACGGATTTGCCAGCGCCAGAACCGGTTGCCAGCCCTTGCGAGTTGATGATTCCCCAGGAGAGTGTGTGCCTAGAACCCGATGACCACGGCGAATCGGTGGTCCAGGATGGGCAGTTTCTCGGGCGCGAATATCGCTACTGTTTGACCACGCCATCGGGGCGGGAATTGCATGCACGGGTGCGCCAGGGACCCCTCCTACCAGCCGGAACGCGCGTGCGGCTGCGGGTCAAACCGGAAGGGGTGCGCGTGTTTGCCCAACCAGCGCGCTGA